The segment ATGAGGGGCATAAAGGCCCATACATTGTTTGTATCGACAAAATGAGTGCGAATAATGCCAGAATTGCTATAAACCAGTTTGATCTATCCGATCTGCTGCTGAAACAGGGCATTAGCGATATCGAGGAGGTTGCTAGAATGGGCTATGGCAGGTGCAAGATTGTGTGCGGGTCGGCGGAGTGTGCAAACGGGCTAGTGGAAAACAGTGTTTTCGCTGCTCAAGGGTACTCAACCCGAAACTTTAGGCACTTCGTCCAAAAAGCAGGGTTAATTTTTGGGATCCCCGGGCACTACTCGGAGGAACAGCTAGCGGAGCTTGTAACCTCGGATATCCCAATTGAGGAGATAGTTCGGATTACGCGAAGGGATAGAGCATCGGGGGAACGTGTACCTACTGGCAGGGTGAAACTCTGGTTCAGAGGAGAGCAGTTACCAaccaaaatcaattttctatattcTAAAGTAGAAGTGAAACCTTTTGTTCAGCTTATTCAatgtttcaggtgttttaggTTTGGCCATCTGGCGCAACATTGCAAGAGTGGAGCGAAATGTTTCAAATGCGGACAAGATCACAGCAAAGATATCTGCTCAGGGCTGGTCTGTGCTAACTGCAAGGGGGAACATGCTGCCACCCACCCGCAGTGTGAGGCCAGGAAAAAAGCGTACGCCATTCAAAAGTGTATGACACTGGAAAACCTAACTAGAGCTGAGGTCAAGGCTAGATATCCGATCCTTTTTGATAGAACTTCCCCCAACCTAAGGGATCAAGGTGAATTTCCTAGACCCAGTTGGCAATCTAACCGCTCCCCTGAATTCTTAAATAACAGCTTAGAGTCCGCCAGGGAAATTCATTCTGTCACCTCTTTCGCGGAAGTGACCAAATTCAATAGGGTTGCCGCCCGGAACGCAGAGGCGGCcaaggcagcagccaacatGGCAGAGTGGAAGAACTCTATAAACTCAGACTACGTCCAAATGAGCGAGAAATTTGTTAGATCTTCATCCGTGGCATCTTCTCTGGCCCAGGATAAGCTAAACGCACTAGGAgccaaactcacagcgttcctgATTGATCCAAACAACATCATTAAAGGGGATtctttagcgaataaatttattaaggaAATTAGAGAATTTGTCAATGCTTCCAACGCAGAACTAGATAGGCGTCAGATTGCCCAAGGGATGGCAGCTGGTTCTCAAAACATCCAACAATGAAGATTCAGCTAAATATTCAAAGTCtgacacacaacaacaacaaacagctccTCTCAATGTTCCTAGACAAGAACGCAATAGATATTGCCATCCTCTCAGAGATTTGGGTGTTGAACAACGCGGACTGCAGCATTTTAGACTATAACTTTTTCTGCAGGCCCAGAGAGGACGGCTACGGCGGGGTTGGCATCTACGTCAGGAAAAACATTCAATtcagcattttaaaaatagagaacgacttggaaattttaggaataaaaacattaaacctcaagagcaatttcaatatttttagcaTATATGCACCGCCATCAACAACAGTTTCACAGTTTACATCGGGCACAAAAAAGTTTTGCGAATTCGCGGCTTCGCTTGACATACCCTCAATAGTGggcggggacttcaacgctagGTCTTCTATCTGGGGAAGTCCGATCTGTGATCGCAAGGGTCGCAGCATTGAGAATTCCACCCGGGAGGCCGGATTTATCTGCCTAAACGACGGTTCGCCAACCTTCTCCAGGAGCCCATCTCAATTCTCCGTTCTTGACCTTTCTTTTTCGAACTACAGAAATGGAACTATTAACTGGCAAGtcctcaaaacaaaaattacaaaaatgcCCCCCTCCAAGGCAAGAAGATCCTTCACAACAGAATAGCCCGGATTCTGGGTGCAAGTGATTTCTCAAATCTGAAGGAGCTCAATGAAAAAGTGAAATCCCTGACCTTAAAAAACACGGTCACATTCCCAAGCAAGAACAAGTACGTTGCTAAGGAATGGTGGAACGAGGAAACGGAAAAACTTTTTCGCGTGAGAAACGCTTGCAGGCAAAAATTCTACCTCACCAAAAAATTGGCTGATGCCAGAGCAACCttagaaaaaacaaaaaatcttAGAAAGCGCAACTTTtccaagtttatagaagaggtCTCCTCATCCCCCTCTATGTGGAGCAGGGTGAAGAACATAAAAAAATACGGTCAAATCAAAAATGTAGGGAACAAATGGACGAACGAAGATGACAAAAACTTTCTCAATATGGTTAAAGTAACCCCATCCACGTCAAACAGTAGGCCCCCTAAGAAAATTCCTGCCCCTTTGTTAGGACCAGACGACCCGGAACCCCTGGAACTggaagaattcctggccttcctAAAAACCAGGAACCCCAATTCGGCTAGAGGCCCTGATGGCATCTCGTTCAGGATGCTTCAAAAGCTACCAAGTGGGAAAAAACAAGACATttttaaaattataaataaagtaTGGCTGAGTGGCGTCATCCCTGAAGTCTGGCGCAGGATAAAAGTGGTACCCATCCCCAAGAAGAATGCAGACACTACTTCCATCCAAAACCATAGGCCGATTTGTTTGATTAACACGCTGTTTAAATCCATAGAGGGGTTGATAAAGTTGAAGTTGGACAAGCACATAGCAAACTGTGACCTGCTGCCGGTCAGGTCCTATGCCTTCAGGAGAAACAGGTCCACGGCTCTTTGCATCAACGACCTTATCAACAAAGTTCTGGCGCTGAAGGCGAGGGGTTGTCAGCTTGTCTCAGCTTGCCTAGATTTACAAAGAGCGTTCGACTGCGTAAGAGTGGACACCCTCGAGCACAGGATGAGGGATATGCGGTTTAATACAAGCCTCACGGCTTGGATCTCCAGCTTCCTTAACAGACGAATTCTCATAAAGGGCAAAAGCGAGGTAGAGGTGAACAGAGGTGTAGCCAGGGTAGCTGTCTCAGCCCAATCCTTTTTAACCTTTACACAGCCGAACTACATGATATTAACAGTCATAACTGCTTACTGTTTCAGTATGCTGATGACTTtttcatagtttgttttcataaaGACGTATCCATTGCGAAAGGTGTGCTGGAAGACAGTATAGATAAGTTCGAAGAAAAATGCAATAGGCTAAACCTGTCATTCAATCCGGTGAAGTCTAAAGTGATTTACTTCAACAATCGTAGAGCTGCGCTAAATATCTCGCATTAAGGAGTTGAGAACAGACAAGTAGAGCAGATCAAATACCTAGGCAGGACTATCTCAGAAAACAACTCAGCCTCTGGTCACATTGATCTGGCCATCTCGGAATCGAACAGAAACTGTGCGTTTCTCAGATTACTCAGTGGGTGTCACTATGGTATCAGCCCCAAAAGAGGGCTTATATTTTACAAGGCATTTGTCAGAAGTAGGCTAGAGTACGCGTGCTCATCATTCTGCAACCTGTCCAAATCTGCCTTGGCCAAAATCAAATCCCACTGCAACCATCACCTCAGAAAGTCGCTGGGTATGATAATCTGCACTCCCGTTCCTATCATATATCACATGGCAGGAGAACTTCCCCCGGACTACAGGATGAGATTCCTGGCGGCGAAAGAGTTGGTTAAGGTGTTTGCATTTAATCTCCCAGCAAGTGAAACAGTGTCAGCCAATAGGGATTTAAACACGGGCTACACAGCATCATTTTGCACTAAAATTAGCTCCGACTTAGAATTTTTCAAGGGTTCTGCACCCAACAAGCACGCTATAGACCAGGCAGGTATCATGCTGCTCCACGGGGAAAAGAAGGATCAGCTGACAAAGGGTGGTTTTGAAATCTATTACACGGATGGGTCAGTCGTAGATGGGCATTCCAGCGCCGCTTTCCTGCACGATAGGACAGGTTTTTTAGATAGCTATTACACGCACAAAACCCTTTCCTCGTTGTCCGCCGAGCTCCTTGCTCCTTGAAGGCATTAGACCATgctattttgtacaattttcctcgtgtcgcgctcctgacagacagcagaaacggggccctcattctggcgaagaacattcaggataactctatcgcctacaaaatcagagaaaagatccaacaaaatccacatctaagaactgtagaggttcactacattcccggacacgctaacatccctcagaacacttcagttgacgcagcagccaaagaagccCACAGACGAGGAAAATACACAGTGGTTAAATGGAACCTTAAGGACGCTATGTGCGAAATACACAGAATCTTAAAAGCAGAATGGGAGAGAGAATACGCCGAGTTTGCTAGTATCAAGCACCGAGGTTACTGCTCGCTTTTCCTCTTAACATCATCCAAACCGTGGttcctaaataaaactaagcttaaagccattgacgctaaaagtatcaacagactgcttagtggtaacgcattcgataggcacactctcgccaaaatgcatgtatgtagttcctagtaacatatgtgatacatgcgatagtatcgataacgcctcgcatttaattttcaattgtacaaagtacaacacaacaaggcaaaacttcccatctctaagaaaatataatgttatttacaaattctttgaaaaagaaaacatcagcgCGTACCAAACACTAATTGACTTCATCGACGAAATTGATGTAAAGCTATAAACAGTACTCTAACATCTTCtattctttgacttggcaatttccaccttcaAAAGGCGGGCGGCCAAATAATCCCACGCTCCTCACGGGTAGCTTGGTAACTTAaatcctaaaaaaaaaaaaaaaaaaaaaatatgtgcaTTTTGGGCCGCAAAAGCAATGGCCTTAACATCTTGAACATATCCAGAAAAGGTATGTGTTGAAAAGAATAGCATGTAATTTGCATAAGACAAGCAAAGGCACAGCACTGGAATTTGGCTCTCCGGCAACGGACAAATCTTAAAGGGCCAAAGTCCAAGATCTCAACGGATGTAGGTGTCCCCGTCACCCTTTTGGAAAGCTACTATGACGTCTGAAGCTTATCATAGATAGACTTAATTTTGCAATGTTATAGTTTGGTTGCCTATGCAATACATAATAATAATGGAaataattttttgtttgtgcAAATTAATATACATAGTTCAATGCAGAGCCCTGTCGGCCGCGGTGGAGGCACCCCAACCCAAGCAGAGGAACAGTCAAAATGTTGTGCTTGTTGATGGTGTCCGTACACCATTTTTGACTTCCGGAACCTCCTACTCGAAACTTATGCCGCACGAATTGGCCCGACACTCTCTTCTGTAAGTCTTTGGTATATTTTTGGTTTACTTTTTGACATGTATTTGACTCTAATATACCTGTACAGATCGCTGTTGCAAAAGAATCGACTTGACAAAGAGCTCATCGACTACATAGTCTATGGCAGCGTCATCCAAGAAGTGAAGACTTCCAATATCGCACGCGAGGCAGCACTCGCAGCTGGGTTCAGCAATAAAACACCCGCCCACACGGTCACAATGGCTTGCATCAGCTCCAGTGCTGTAATCCCATCAAAGTCATTCCTTTAATTGCATAGTAACTCTTGACATCCCGCTCTTTGCAGGCAATAACAACCGGCATGGGCTTGATTGCAACCAACACATACGATGTTATTGTGGCTGGTGACGTTGAGTTTAGGTCAGACGTTCCCATTCGTCATTCTCGCAAGATGCGCGGTCTTATGCTAAAGGCGAATAAGGCAAAAACTCTTGCGCAGCGTCTGGCGTTGCTGTCGACATTCAGACCTGGCTTCTTGGCCCCCGAATTGCCAGCTGTGGCCGAGTTTTCGTCTGGCGAGACAATGGGACACTCGGCGGATCGTCTGGCATCCGCATTTAATGTTTCCCGCGGCGAACAGGATGAGTACGCCCTGAGATCGCACACGTTGGCAAAGGAAGCACAGGAGAAGGGCTACTTTACGGATCTGGTTCCATTCAAGGTGCAAGGCGTTGATCAGGTGGTGGACAAGGACAACGGCATTCGTGTGTCAACCCCCGAAAGCTTGGCGAAGTTGAGGCCGGCTTTTGTGAAACCCTATGGCACGGTTACAGCCGCTAATGCCTCATTTCTGACCGATGGTGCCTCTGCTTGTTTGATCATGACTGAGGAGAAAGCAAAACAGCTTGGCCTTAAGCCGAAGGCCTACCTGCGCGATTTCCTGTACGTTACTGTTACTGTTGTTCCTGACCAACTGTTACTGGGACCCGCCTACGGAATTCCGAAACTTTTGAAGAAAGCCGGTCTCACTTTGAAAGACATTGACTCGTGGGAGATCCATGAAGCTTTTGCCGGTCAAATTGTGGCCAATCTGAAGGCCTTGGACTCGGATTGGTTCTGCAAAACATATCTGGGCCTGAGCGAAAAGTTGGGCTCACCAGATCTGTCCAAATGGAATAACTGGGGCGGATCCCTGTCCATCGGAGATCCATTTGCCGCAACTGGTGTCCGTCTGTGCATGCACACTGCGAACCGATTGGTTCGCGAAGATGGCAAGCTTGGTGTGGTCGCAGCTTGTGCAGCCGGCGGCCAGGGCGTGGCCATGCTTATCGAGCGCTATCCTGGCGCAACAGCTGACTGAAATCGAAATCAAATCAACAAAGGAAAGTGCAGTTTGACTGCAGTTTGATGCCTTAGCTTTTATACACTTAAAACTATGTCTACGAGTAAAGAAATTTGAAATTACATGTACGTTTAATTCCGGCTGGCGAtaatcctctagctgaaccctccatggacactgcattatcccGGGCAAGGGTAATGCACTCTTGCTTGCTTTGTCCgaggtaatgcagtgtctggCTAAGGCAATGGTTCAGCGTCTTCCCGAtctaaagtcgggggaactgaaccagggccatggctagaggtgcctggcggtcagTCCTAAAACACTAGGGGAaggtccccccgaaaaatattaaccgGTCAATAACTCGGGCGGAAGCGTTCCAGGGAGGGGATCAAGGCAAAAGCTCAATATAAGCTACTGAGACGGCTCCAAGGCAAGGCGGATATCTCCCAAGGGGAGAAATCCACGATAGAATGGGCTGAGCAACGGTTTATTCGCTaacaaggtggaggagatgttgtgatggacctatttcaggccgaggtaagctcagtcacgtccaggggtcaatccacaagaaatttgtagaaatggaTGGAACTTTGAGGGAGACGGCAGGGTTGGCCTCTCGTAGAGAGGATGGATTGGGGCTAGGGCGAGAGTTGCTAGTAGTGTGTATCGAATGGGGACGTGAGGTGGGGTAGCGTCGGTGCCTCGGCTCTTTGGAATGACTTACGCAGTTGATATTATTTAGATAATTGGACACTTTATTATAAATACTTTTAGCACTTTCTTAAGTTCTAAGATTGGTGCAACGTCTGTACTCGGGGCCGGGTTTCTTCGTAAGCTCCTATCTGGTTCCAGCCGGCGCTTATCAATACGCAGGGATGGCATTTCGCTCACTTGGTGATCGTGGGTCGACTGGGTCATCCTCGCGCTTTGCCGACTTGGCGGATTTGCCGTTGGCGCGTGTCGTGAGTTTTCGCGGTCTCATCTCTTCGTGGTTGAGCCCATCACAACAAGTGGGGAAGccccgacatcaatgatagaggtgagtcactcctagACTTTATATTATCCACTAGCAGACGTGGGGCAGGAACACACATTCGTAGGTCCCACCTCgtcaaacgtgctagacctaactctcgtcacgggaaagagtacTTTGGTATCTGGCTGTagagtcctcgaaagaccatccttctcggaccataagtacattcagtttaagtgcgaattcaaacacacttcgaagataacagtctatagataccccggaatacaaactgggTAATgtttaaaaagacacataCTTCAAAGCCGGGCTCAGTGAAAACTGATAaggatatagagaagtccctagAGACGCTAATCAAGGAATTACTGGATGCCTACCACTTAAGCCCTCAAGAACAAAGAAGaagtccaagccactctggtggaaccgagatctTTCTCTCCAAAgaaacaacctcaaggaattctctaggatcgccaaacaagcgaaagAAGAGATCGTCAATGAGGAATACAACatcctacttaggagctacaagaaggaaatacgtacgGCAgaaaggaactcgtggaggaacttctgctccaacatcgagaaaatGCCTgaaaccgctaggctccgaaagctgctctcaaagcagcccacagtacagagtCAATTAAAACAAGATAACGGACAGTagacagagggcagtaaagaagtCCTatcagcactaatggaggcgcaATTCCCTGGATGCACCAAGGTCACTGAAGGcaaagagcaccaggacctagcaaccgaggaacaacaccccccaacagatctgttaaccactaaaAAAATCCACTGGGCTATAGACCCCTTCGCGGtcataaaagcaccaggactggacggggTATTCCTAGCCATGATGaaggtgaccaaagaggctattaccccatggctttccgcaatattcacagcttgtCTAAGTACAGGCTACATCCCtgtccaatggagaacctcgagagttgtcttcctcccaaaggcaggaaagtggagccatgcgagtcccaaggactatagaccgataagccttacctcctatATagtaaaaacactagaaaagctgctggactgACACATCAGGAAAGAGGTAGGaggactgatgtcaaccaaccagcatgcctagaccaaagggaaatcggtggagactGCACTACACTCGGTACCGTagacatctccggagcatttAACAACGTGGCTACGAAAGCAATAACAAACAACCACcaatcaacctgtggataaggaacTTCCTGGATTGCAGACAGGTGCAATCGCACCGCTTCTATGGTAAAAGAGGCACACAGATGCACACCCcaaggtggagtcctgtcatccctcctgtggaatctggtggtcgacgacctcatcaagagatgAGGtatgaaaggaaggccccgataataacagcttatgtggacgacataagcatacttattacgggtgtctgttcatcgaccctcagctccttaatggaacgtacactccgggagatacgtgagtgggcggaagaggtaggactcagtatcaacgcgggcaagacggacctcatcctctttcaaagaggtacaaggtaccgatatggacccccccgaagatcaatcaaactaggctaaacccaaaaacacaagtcaaatgCAGGGAAATtaccagatcaactgattatatgaccccccaaacttgcctcgacgtcaaaacaaccgcatctttgggacctgaagactggaaaatcggtagagaccaaactgagcacctcaatatatatacggacggctccaagtTGGACgaaggagtaggagcgggcctatattgtacagaccctgagataaggctgtcatataagctgccggaccaatgcagcatattccaagcagaggtttttgccatcaggaaagcagcagaggtcgctcttctcactgatagagcacacgatgcggtcaacctatttgtcgacagccaagcggcgataagatccatgcagtcgtccgcggttAGTTCCAGAAGTCTCTTGGCGAGCtgggaggcactagataccctaagcacgacaaagtcagtgcggatctatttGGTTCCCAGTCACCaaggcatcgaaggaaacgaggctgcggacgtactagctaaggaaggcgtcgggctggcgaatagGAGAGCCGAGAAtgtgcctgtctcccttagGACGCTGAAAAGCGATCTAGAGAAGTAGGCCAGATCACTAACCGAAAGTAAGTGGAGGAGTgccaccacctgcagaacctcgaaaatcagTGCAAAAAACGCAATGAgaaactcagccactacctactgcacctaccacgaaaggactgcAGATTGTTAGTGGGAATActaacaggtcactgtctggctgcgGCACATGCAAccaagctaggcatcaccaaaAGAggcagttgtaggaaatgtgatgaACCTGGGGAaatcgaaaccctggaacatctcatctgcaactgtccggctctctcaaggaCAAGGAGgggatacctgggcgccccagtgctggcatcactggaagatgcctccaagaggacaccacaggaactgctggcctatgctaaaaacacctcgattctcgaTGACTTTAAAACCAGATAAACACTCCCGCGATGGTTCATACCCCCATtatccggataactaagggccatactggCCTCTATGCGTGGCCCCGATGAGGGCCGACCGGTTAATCGTTTAATTCCTAACAATGACGCAAATATTATACAAACAGCACCCTTACAtaagaaaaacgaaaacagTCCGTTTAATCGGTCTCATACAGTTCCTTCTGCTTTAGCTTCGTTTGCAGAATGTCGTTCTCATTATATGATATATGCAGGGGGGGTATGAGGGCGCATGCCACCATTCTGTTCTCAGCATTAAGAAAGTTGAAGGTAGCACAAGCCTGAAAAAAGTAGTGGATATTATCTACTGTTCAGGTATTGTCACTTGGCATACAAACTCACCTGCTCCGTTCGAAGAACCTCAACGTTTATTTTGTGTTTCTTCATGAACTCTATGATCCGCTTGGACAGCGGCGGTGTCGGGCTTTGGTCTCCAATGCCAATTATGAGAACATCAATTTTCGGATCCAGAGTAGGGAACAAGCTGAGGCTTTCTTCGTTGATGTCCTCGAACGTGTTTACATTCCAAGAAAGGACTGACCTGAAATGAAACCATAGGGAAACCAATTGCATGTGCATGTTTACATAATTCGACCGCCCTTGGTGGGAATATTTACGTACCTAGGAAAAACACTGATTGGACCAATTAGGACCATGTCGTTGTTGAGTTTGAACCCATATTGACTATAACCAGTAATCAAAAGTCCTAGGTCCGTTTCTGTATTGAATATTGTGACTTATGTTTTGCCATCGTAGGCgtatgccttgctgaagttaACAGCCATGCCGCTGTGCAGCATACGACAGGAGCCGTGTGGAAAGACGAAGCCGCGGCTTCTTTGAGCAACGGCTCTTAAGGTTTGCGCAATCATTTTTGGTCTAAacaattaatatttaaatcaaatcaaattgttttttttttttagggtTTAAGTTACCAAGCTACCCGTGAGTAGCGTGGGATTATTTGGCCGCCCGCCTTTtgaaggtggaaattgccaagtcaaagaataGAAGATGTTGTAGTACTGTTTATAGCTTTACATCAATTTCGTCGATGAAGTCAATTAGTGTTTGGTACGcgctgatgttttctttttcaaagaatttgtaaatatatttatattttgttATGATCCGCGtctttgccaccctggcctatcgttcccagctagctcacggggaagtcaggggtgtttccgacccgataagccatgggacggattgaacaaaacaaaaacaaacaaaaaacatacaaaaaaaacaaatctaatttatgggacagacttgtcctcgttggcactttcttcagcggggatagttggtttcgttatccctagcagggtcccacccttccttgagcgccaccttttgaatccgctcccttttcatattcagggtcccgctcttcttctcgctctcgtcccacccaactaccgttttctattcactcatgactcttttcaaattttccattttatatccattatattttcttatttatcttgaacattattaattaataatctaggtttatataaaggaagcaaatactaacacaaaaatactaacaacaaaataaacccTATTTCGGCCGAATTGGCAGCCCCTTTGATAGAAGTTGTTGCTTCCTGATGCTTGCTGATGTTTACGTTTGATCGTGGTGTTTTTTTATATGATCGTGATATATTGTTTAATTGTGGGTCGGACGGGTGTAGATGTGTGAAATGTGGTGATGTTAAGTGATGTGTTATGAATGAGGGTATACATGCGTGGGTTGTGTGTGATGTGGGTGGATGAAGGTGTG is part of the Drosophila miranda strain MSH22 chromosome Y unlocalized genomic scaffold, D.miranda_PacBio2.1 Contig_Y1_pilon, whole genome shotgun sequence genome and harbors:
- the LOC108160578 gene encoding trifunctional enzyme subunit beta, mitochondrial, translating into MCILGRKSNGLNILNISRKVQCRALSAAVEAPQPKQRNSQNVVLVDGVRTPFLTSGTSYSKLMPHELARHSLLSLLQKNRLDKELIDYIVYGSVIQEVKTSNIAREAALAAGFSNKTPAHTVTMACISSSAAITTGMGLIATNTYDVIVAGDVEFRSDVPIRHSRKMRGLMLKANKAKTLAQRLALLSTFRPGFLAPELPAVAEFSSGETMGHSADRLASAFNVSRGEQDEYALRSHTLAKEAQEKGYFTDLVPFKVQGVDQVVDKDNGIRVSTPESLAKLRPAFVKPYGTVTAANASFLTDGASACLIMTEEKAKQLGLKPKAYLRDFLYVTVTVVPDQLLLGPAYGIPKLLKKAGLTLKDIDSWEIHEAFAGQIVANLKALDSDWFCKTYLGLSEKLGSPDLSKWNNWGGSLSIGDPFAATGVRLCMHTANRLVREDGKLGVVAACAAGGQGVAMLIERYPGATAD